Proteins encoded in a region of the Benincasa hispida cultivar B227 chromosome 2, ASM972705v1, whole genome shotgun sequence genome:
- the LOC120071465 gene encoding integrator complex subunit 3 homolog isoform X3, producing MVSKLIHVAAYEAENHFELSLRQAFELLEPKLRPPFCLKIPNPQEYKELNWAILYGILCEPHLAKPHIKHLHAIVTDGYGLICYLLRKVVNELYLKLVDSAKCQIFMVTKEMINVCAVGVDAVLISLLRQIVGGDFGEGNLWLCFELVSLLLNSWSYLLEELPEVIPSALYTFLRLLADHCRLSDAKLEPLKQLEIAFCIKVIREQFHFCLKIGRDFIRLLQDLVYVSEFRAVWKDLLLNPSNFRSPGFFDISNFYYTRTSSRYFLLRISPEMEAQLRFLMTNVKLGSQNRYQMWFAKKFLHGSESEMIISDIVRFICCAHHPPNEVIQSDIIPRWAVIGWLLTCCRKNYIKANVKLALFYDWLFFDDQTDKIMNIEPAMLLMVFSIPRYNDMVHTLLEFLFLLVDNYDVERKDKIALGVSSAFSALIKKGVISSLDTLISFDGLSPLLRDRLRVLSSGKKFQVPNELQLFIPNHSVNPLPSSSKSCAGFIYSESHPSCIVGNVNATPVGSSVPIVVDVSAPHHSVVTDVQQCDNIEILVKNLGAVTRKSYKMGLKTLEELLVLFLSLNDNGQAGRTINTEILSSRIVNTYDLCGYKLFCALELPPNGSSYNDEIESATALIIRTFIFYHEKNIQELLLFCSRNGLPVGARLLSYVSRLAYEANKAGLTGNVEFENIDSAEIDSKPQLLLFHLNGYYCFRNGMGGNPQDTVVSFSEIDKEVIAKLVTNAFSAYKCFLVYSKDILHKDADVSLTKLFYLDLMSCVEWNARRVKFLFHCIFYLLSDLCICKEEIVKLLVTLLDDTDLVNMQFEIIAKKFCVFDASKHAIAIEGLLNLCCYNAPSPELVEAIMLLPNDAFHGFSAAVLASWVVSNESMLFDSLVDFAEKLGKMSESEVVVNHSAILWLVNHFRAQGLSDSTIYSNLYGNIVGGKGK from the exons ATGGTTTCCAAACTCATTCACGTGGCTGCATATGAAGCTGAAAATCATTTTGAGCTCTCTTTGAGACAAGCTTTCGAGCTTCTTGAACCAAAATTAAGACCTCCATTTTGTTTGAAGATCCCAAATCCACAAGAATACAAGGAGCTGAATTGGGCTATTCTTTATGGGATTTTATGTGAACCACATTTGGCTAAACCTCATATTAAGCATTTGCATGCAATTGTCACAGATGGTTATGGTCTGATTTGTTATCTGCTTCGAAAGGTTGTTAATGAACTGTATCTTAAACTCGTTGATTCCgcaaaatgtcaaatatttatGGTGACTAAGGAAATGATAAATGTATGTGCTGTAGGGGTTGATGCTGTTTTGATATCCCTGTTGAGGCAAATTGTTGGTGGGGATTTTGGTGAAGGGAATTTATGGTTGTGTTTTGAATTGGTGAGTCTACTTTTGAACAGTTGGAGTTATTTGTTGGAAGAATTACCAGAGGTTATACCAAGTGCATTATATACGTTTTTACGGTTATTGGCAGATCACTGCAGATTATCTGATGCAAAATTGGAGCCTTTGAAGCAATTGGAGATTGCGTTTTGCATTAAAGTAATAAGGGAGCAATTTCACTTTTGTTTGAAGATTGGGAGAGATTTTATTAGACTCTTACAAGACCTAGTTTATGTATCTGAATTTAGAGCTGTATGGAAAGACTTATTATTAAACCCAAGCAACTTTAGGAGTCCTGGGTTTTTtgatatttcaaacttttacTACACAAGAACTTCAAGTCGATATTTCTTACTTCGTATTTCTCCAGAAATGGAGGCCCAACTGCGATTTTTAATGACCAATGTGAAACTGGGCTCTCAAAACCGCTACCAGATGTGGTTTGCCAAGAAGTTTCTACATGGGTCTGAGAGTGAAATGATCATTTCTGACATTGTTCGATTTATATGTTGTGCACACCATCCTCCAAATGAAGTCATTCAGTCTGATATTATTCCAAGATGGGCTGTTATAGGATGGCTTTTGACATGTTGCAGGAAGAATTATATTAAAGCCAATGTAAAACTTGCTCTATTTTATGATTGGCTTTTCTTTGATGATCAAACTGACAAAATTATGAACATTGAGCCTGCAATGTTGTTAATGGTATTTTCCATACCTAGATATAATGATATGGTTCACACTCTTCTTGAATTTTTATTCCTTCTTGTGGACAACTATGATGTGGAAAGGAAGGATAAAATAGCATTGGGCGTCTCTTCAGCTTTTAGTGCACTTATCAAAAAAGGAGTAATTTCCTCATTGGACACTTTGATTTCTTTTGACGGCCTTTCTCCATTACTACGAGACAGGCTTAGGGTACTTTCATCAGGTAAGAAGTTTCAGGTTCCAAATGAATTGCAATTATTTATACCCAATCACTCTGTGAATCCTCTGCCTTCTTCGAGTAAATCCTGTGCAGGCTTTATATATTCAGAAAGCCATCCTAGCTGCATTGTAGGCAATGTAAATGCTACACCTGTTGGTTCTTCTGTTCCTATTGTGGTAGATGTATCTGCCCCTCATCATTCAGTTGTGACGGATGTTCAGCAATGTGACAATATAGAAATTTTGGTGAAAAATCTTGGTGCAGTTACTAGAAAATCCTATAAAATGGGCCTCAAAACTCTGGAAGAACTTCTAGTTTTATTTCTCTCGCTTAATGACAATGGACAAGCTGGCAGAACAATAAACACTGAAATTCTGTCTTCCAGAATAGTAAATACCTACGACTTGTGTGGGTATAAACTATTTTGTGCTCTTGAATTACCTCCAAATGGTTCCAGTTATAATGATGAAATAGAATCTGCCACTGCCTTAATAATCCGTACGTTCATCTTTTATCATGAGAAAAATATACAAGAATTGCTTCTGTTTTGTTCTAGGAATGGTTTGCCTGTGGGAGCGCGATTGTTATCTTATGTATCTCGTCTGGCTTATGAAGCGAACAAAGCAGGTTTAACAGGTAACGTTGAGTTTGAGAACATCGATAGTGCGGAAATTGATTCGAAGCCGCAGTTATTGTTGTTCCATCTGAATGGGTACTATTGTTTCAGGAATGGTATGGGAGGAAACCCCCAAGATACAGTTGTCTCTTTTTCTGAAATAGACAAGGAGGTGATTGCTAAGTTGGTAACAAATGCCTTTTCTGCTTATAAATGTTTCCTTGtttattcaaaagatattttgcaCAAAGATGCAGATGTATCTTTAACCAAGCTCTTTTATCTTGATTTGATGTCCTGTGTGGAATGGAATGCGAGGAGAGTGAAATTTTTATTCCATTGTATTTTTTATCTTCTCTCAGATCTATGCATATGCAAGGAGGAGATTGTTAAATTACTTGTTACTCTGTTGGATGACACTGATCTTGTTAATATGCAGTTCGAGATTATTGCAAAGAAATTTTGTGTGTTTG ATGCAAGCAAGCATGCCATTGCCATTGAAGGTCTTCTAAACTTGTGCTGTTATAATGCACCATCACCTGAGCTTGTTGAGGCAATCATGTTATTACCCAATGATGCATTTCATGGTTTCTCTGCCGCGGTCTTGGCTTCCTGGGTTGTATCGAACGAGTCAATGCTATTTGATAGCCTGGTTGATTTTGCAGAGAAACTTGGGAAGATGAGTGAGAGTGAGGTTGTGGTAAATCATTCTGCAATCTTATGGCTGGTGAATCATTTTAGGGCACAAGGACTGAGTGACTCAACAATTTACAGCAACCTGTATGGAAATATTGTGGGTGGAAAAGGAAAGTAG
- the LOC120071465 gene encoding integrator complex subunit 3 isoform X4, producing the protein MVSKLIHVAAYEAENHFELSLRQAFELLEPKLRPPFCLKIPNPQEYKELNWAILYGILCEPHLAKPHIKHLHAIVTDGYGLICYLLRKVVNELYLKLVDSAKCQIFMVTKEMINVCAVGVDAVLISLLRQIVGGDFGEGNLWLCFELVSLLLNSWSYLLEELPEVIPSALYTFLRLLADHCRLSDAKLEPLKQLEIAFCIKVIREQFHFCLKIGRDFIRLLQDLVYVSEFRAVWKDLLLNPSNFRSPGFFDISNFYYTRTSSRYFLLRISPEMEAQLRFLMTNVKLGSQNRYQMWFAKKFLHGSESEMIISDIVRFICCAHHPPNEVIQSDIIPRWAVIGWLLTCCRKNYIKANVKLALFYDWLFFDDQTDKIMNIEPAMLLMVFSIPRYNDMVHTLLEFLFLLVDNYDVERKDKIALGVSSAFSALIKKGVISSLDTLISFDGLSPLLRDRLRVLSSGKKFQVPNELQLFIPNHSVNPLPSSSKSCAGFIYSESHPSCIVGNVNATPVGSSVPIVVDVSAPHHSVVTDVQQCDNIEILVKNLGAVTRKSYKMGLKTLEELLVLFLSLNDNGQAGRTINTEILSSRIVNTYDLCGYKLFCALELPPNGSSYNDEIESATALIIRTFIFYHEKNIQELLLFCSRNGLPVGARLLSYVSRLAYEANKAGLTGNVEFENIDSAEIDSKPQLLLFHLNGYYCFRNGMGGNPQDTVVSFSEIDKEVIAKLIYAYARRRLLNYLLLCWMTLILLICSSRLLQRNFVCLMQASMPLPLKVF; encoded by the exons ATGGTTTCCAAACTCATTCACGTGGCTGCATATGAAGCTGAAAATCATTTTGAGCTCTCTTTGAGACAAGCTTTCGAGCTTCTTGAACCAAAATTAAGACCTCCATTTTGTTTGAAGATCCCAAATCCACAAGAATACAAGGAGCTGAATTGGGCTATTCTTTATGGGATTTTATGTGAACCACATTTGGCTAAACCTCATATTAAGCATTTGCATGCAATTGTCACAGATGGTTATGGTCTGATTTGTTATCTGCTTCGAAAGGTTGTTAATGAACTGTATCTTAAACTCGTTGATTCCgcaaaatgtcaaatatttatGGTGACTAAGGAAATGATAAATGTATGTGCTGTAGGGGTTGATGCTGTTTTGATATCCCTGTTGAGGCAAATTGTTGGTGGGGATTTTGGTGAAGGGAATTTATGGTTGTGTTTTGAATTGGTGAGTCTACTTTTGAACAGTTGGAGTTATTTGTTGGAAGAATTACCAGAGGTTATACCAAGTGCATTATATACGTTTTTACGGTTATTGGCAGATCACTGCAGATTATCTGATGCAAAATTGGAGCCTTTGAAGCAATTGGAGATTGCGTTTTGCATTAAAGTAATAAGGGAGCAATTTCACTTTTGTTTGAAGATTGGGAGAGATTTTATTAGACTCTTACAAGACCTAGTTTATGTATCTGAATTTAGAGCTGTATGGAAAGACTTATTATTAAACCCAAGCAACTTTAGGAGTCCTGGGTTTTTtgatatttcaaacttttacTACACAAGAACTTCAAGTCGATATTTCTTACTTCGTATTTCTCCAGAAATGGAGGCCCAACTGCGATTTTTAATGACCAATGTGAAACTGGGCTCTCAAAACCGCTACCAGATGTGGTTTGCCAAGAAGTTTCTACATGGGTCTGAGAGTGAAATGATCATTTCTGACATTGTTCGATTTATATGTTGTGCACACCATCCTCCAAATGAAGTCATTCAGTCTGATATTATTCCAAGATGGGCTGTTATAGGATGGCTTTTGACATGTTGCAGGAAGAATTATATTAAAGCCAATGTAAAACTTGCTCTATTTTATGATTGGCTTTTCTTTGATGATCAAACTGACAAAATTATGAACATTGAGCCTGCAATGTTGTTAATGGTATTTTCCATACCTAGATATAATGATATGGTTCACACTCTTCTTGAATTTTTATTCCTTCTTGTGGACAACTATGATGTGGAAAGGAAGGATAAAATAGCATTGGGCGTCTCTTCAGCTTTTAGTGCACTTATCAAAAAAGGAGTAATTTCCTCATTGGACACTTTGATTTCTTTTGACGGCCTTTCTCCATTACTACGAGACAGGCTTAGGGTACTTTCATCAGGTAAGAAGTTTCAGGTTCCAAATGAATTGCAATTATTTATACCCAATCACTCTGTGAATCCTCTGCCTTCTTCGAGTAAATCCTGTGCAGGCTTTATATATTCAGAAAGCCATCCTAGCTGCATTGTAGGCAATGTAAATGCTACACCTGTTGGTTCTTCTGTTCCTATTGTGGTAGATGTATCTGCCCCTCATCATTCAGTTGTGACGGATGTTCAGCAATGTGACAATATAGAAATTTTGGTGAAAAATCTTGGTGCAGTTACTAGAAAATCCTATAAAATGGGCCTCAAAACTCTGGAAGAACTTCTAGTTTTATTTCTCTCGCTTAATGACAATGGACAAGCTGGCAGAACAATAAACACTGAAATTCTGTCTTCCAGAATAGTAAATACCTACGACTTGTGTGGGTATAAACTATTTTGTGCTCTTGAATTACCTCCAAATGGTTCCAGTTATAATGATGAAATAGAATCTGCCACTGCCTTAATAATCCGTACGTTCATCTTTTATCATGAGAAAAATATACAAGAATTGCTTCTGTTTTGTTCTAGGAATGGTTTGCCTGTGGGAGCGCGATTGTTATCTTATGTATCTCGTCTGGCTTATGAAGCGAACAAAGCAGGTTTAACAGGTAACGTTGAGTTTGAGAACATCGATAGTGCGGAAATTGATTCGAAGCCGCAGTTATTGTTGTTCCATCTGAATGGGTACTATTGTTTCAGGAATGGTATGGGAGGAAACCCCCAAGATACAGTTGTCTCTTTTTCTGAAATAGACAAGGAGGTGATTGCTAAGTTG ATCTATGCATATGCAAGGAGGAGATTGTTAAATTACTTGTTACTCTGTTGGATGACACTGATCTTGTTAATATGCAGTTCGAGATTATTGCAAAGAAATTTTGTGTGTTTG ATGCAAGCAAGCATGCCATTGCCATTGAAGGTCTTCTAA
- the LOC120071465 gene encoding integrator complex subunit 3 isoform X5 codes for MVSKLIHVAAYEAENHFELSLRQAFELLEPKLRPPFCLKIPNPQEYKELNWAILYGILCEPHLAKPHIKHLHAIVTDGYGLICYLLRKVVNELYLKLVDSAKCQIFMVTKEMINVCAVGVDAVLISLLRQIVGGDFGEGNLWLCFELVSLLLNSWSYLLEELPEVIPSALYTFLRLLADHCRLSDAKLEPLKQLEIAFCIKVIREQFHFCLKIGRDFIRLLQDLVYVSEFRAVWKDLLLNPSNFRSPGFFDISNFYYTRTSSRYFLLRISPEMEAQLRFLMTNVKLGSQNRYQMWFAKKFLHGSESEMIISDIVRFICCAHHPPNEVIQSDIIPRWAVIGWLLTCCRKNYIKANVKLALFYDWLFFDDQTDKIMNIEPAMLLMVFSIPRYNDMVHTLLEFLFLLVDNYDVERKDKIALGVSSAFSALIKKGVISSLDTLISFDGLSPLLRDRLRVLSSGKKFQVPNELQLFIPNHSVNPLPSSSKSCAGFIYSESHPSCIVGNVNATPVGSSVPIVVDVSAPHHSVVTDVQQCDNIEILVKNLGAVTRKSYKMGLKTLEELLVLFLSLNDNGQAGRTINTEILSSRIVNTYDLCGYKLFCALELPPNGSSYNDEIESATALIIRTFIFYHEKNIQELLLFCSRNGLPVGARLLSYVSRLAYEANKAGLTGNVEFENIDSAEIDSKPQLLLFHLNGYYCFRNGMGGNPQDTVVSFSEIDKEIYAYARRRLLNYLLLCWMTLILLICSSRLLQRNFVCLMQASMPLPLKVF; via the exons ATGGTTTCCAAACTCATTCACGTGGCTGCATATGAAGCTGAAAATCATTTTGAGCTCTCTTTGAGACAAGCTTTCGAGCTTCTTGAACCAAAATTAAGACCTCCATTTTGTTTGAAGATCCCAAATCCACAAGAATACAAGGAGCTGAATTGGGCTATTCTTTATGGGATTTTATGTGAACCACATTTGGCTAAACCTCATATTAAGCATTTGCATGCAATTGTCACAGATGGTTATGGTCTGATTTGTTATCTGCTTCGAAAGGTTGTTAATGAACTGTATCTTAAACTCGTTGATTCCgcaaaatgtcaaatatttatGGTGACTAAGGAAATGATAAATGTATGTGCTGTAGGGGTTGATGCTGTTTTGATATCCCTGTTGAGGCAAATTGTTGGTGGGGATTTTGGTGAAGGGAATTTATGGTTGTGTTTTGAATTGGTGAGTCTACTTTTGAACAGTTGGAGTTATTTGTTGGAAGAATTACCAGAGGTTATACCAAGTGCATTATATACGTTTTTACGGTTATTGGCAGATCACTGCAGATTATCTGATGCAAAATTGGAGCCTTTGAAGCAATTGGAGATTGCGTTTTGCATTAAAGTAATAAGGGAGCAATTTCACTTTTGTTTGAAGATTGGGAGAGATTTTATTAGACTCTTACAAGACCTAGTTTATGTATCTGAATTTAGAGCTGTATGGAAAGACTTATTATTAAACCCAAGCAACTTTAGGAGTCCTGGGTTTTTtgatatttcaaacttttacTACACAAGAACTTCAAGTCGATATTTCTTACTTCGTATTTCTCCAGAAATGGAGGCCCAACTGCGATTTTTAATGACCAATGTGAAACTGGGCTCTCAAAACCGCTACCAGATGTGGTTTGCCAAGAAGTTTCTACATGGGTCTGAGAGTGAAATGATCATTTCTGACATTGTTCGATTTATATGTTGTGCACACCATCCTCCAAATGAAGTCATTCAGTCTGATATTATTCCAAGATGGGCTGTTATAGGATGGCTTTTGACATGTTGCAGGAAGAATTATATTAAAGCCAATGTAAAACTTGCTCTATTTTATGATTGGCTTTTCTTTGATGATCAAACTGACAAAATTATGAACATTGAGCCTGCAATGTTGTTAATGGTATTTTCCATACCTAGATATAATGATATGGTTCACACTCTTCTTGAATTTTTATTCCTTCTTGTGGACAACTATGATGTGGAAAGGAAGGATAAAATAGCATTGGGCGTCTCTTCAGCTTTTAGTGCACTTATCAAAAAAGGAGTAATTTCCTCATTGGACACTTTGATTTCTTTTGACGGCCTTTCTCCATTACTACGAGACAGGCTTAGGGTACTTTCATCAGGTAAGAAGTTTCAGGTTCCAAATGAATTGCAATTATTTATACCCAATCACTCTGTGAATCCTCTGCCTTCTTCGAGTAAATCCTGTGCAGGCTTTATATATTCAGAAAGCCATCCTAGCTGCATTGTAGGCAATGTAAATGCTACACCTGTTGGTTCTTCTGTTCCTATTGTGGTAGATGTATCTGCCCCTCATCATTCAGTTGTGACGGATGTTCAGCAATGTGACAATATAGAAATTTTGGTGAAAAATCTTGGTGCAGTTACTAGAAAATCCTATAAAATGGGCCTCAAAACTCTGGAAGAACTTCTAGTTTTATTTCTCTCGCTTAATGACAATGGACAAGCTGGCAGAACAATAAACACTGAAATTCTGTCTTCCAGAATAGTAAATACCTACGACTTGTGTGGGTATAAACTATTTTGTGCTCTTGAATTACCTCCAAATGGTTCCAGTTATAATGATGAAATAGAATCTGCCACTGCCTTAATAATCCGTACGTTCATCTTTTATCATGAGAAAAATATACAAGAATTGCTTCTGTTTTGTTCTAGGAATGGTTTGCCTGTGGGAGCGCGATTGTTATCTTATGTATCTCGTCTGGCTTATGAAGCGAACAAAGCAGGTTTAACAGGTAACGTTGAGTTTGAGAACATCGATAGTGCGGAAATTGATTCGAAGCCGCAGTTATTGTTGTTCCATCTGAATGGGTACTATTGTTTCAGGAATGGTATGGGAGGAAACCCCCAAGATACAGTTGTCTCTTTTTCTGAAATAGACAAGGAG ATCTATGCATATGCAAGGAGGAGATTGTTAAATTACTTGTTACTCTGTTGGATGACACTGATCTTGTTAATATGCAGTTCGAGATTATTGCAAAGAAATTTTGTGTGTTTG ATGCAAGCAAGCATGCCATTGCCATTGAAGGTCTTCTAA
- the LOC120071465 gene encoding uncharacterized protein LOC120071465 isoform X2 → MVSKLIHVAAYEAENHFELSLRQAFELLEPKLRPPFCLKIPNPQEYKELNWAILYGILCEPHLAKPHIKHLHAIVTDGYGLICYLLRKVVNELYLKLVDSAKCQIFMVTKEMINVCAVGVDAVLISLLRQIVGGDFGEGNLWLCFELVSLLLNSWSYLLEELPEVIPSALYTFLRLLADHCRLSDAKLEPLKQLEIAFCIKVIREQFHFCLKIGRDFIRLLQDLVYVSEFRAVWKDLLLNPSNFRSPGFFDISNFYYTRTSSRYFLLRISPEMEAQLRFLMTNVKLGSQNRYQMWFAKKFLHGSESEMIISDIVRFICCAHHPPNEVIQSDIIPRWAVIGWLLTCCRKNYIKANVKLALFYDWLFFDDQTDKIMNIEPAMLLMVFSIPRYNDMVHTLLEFLFLLVDNYDVERKDKIALGVSSAFSALIKKGVISSLDTLISFDGLSPLLRDRLRVLSSGFIYSESHPSCIVGNVNATPVGSSVPIVVDVSAPHHSVVTDVQQCDNIEILVKNLGAVTRKSYKMGLKTLEELLVLFLSLNDNGQAGRTINTEILSSRIVNTYDLCGYKLFCALELPPNGSSYNDEIESATALIIRTFIFYHEKNIQELLLFCSRNGLPVGARLLSYVSRLAYEANKAGLTGNVEFENIDSAEIDSKPQLLLFHLNGYYCFRNGMGGNPQDTVVSFSEIDKEVIAKLVTNAFSAYKCFLVYSKDILHKDADVSLTKLFYLDLMSCVEWNARRVKFLFHCIFYLLSDLCICKEEIVKLLVTLLDDTDLVNMQFEIIAKKFCVFGKDTKSIFLLVKSSLNWGCLEQRKLWGLIRSELIVSKVQVESLVLKLFCLGVLDASKHAIAIEGLLNLCCYNAPSPELVEAIMLLPNDAFHGFSAAVLASWVVSNESMLFDSLVDFAEKLGKMSESEVVVNHSAILWLVNHFRAQGLSDSTIYSNLYGNIVGGKGK, encoded by the exons ATGGTTTCCAAACTCATTCACGTGGCTGCATATGAAGCTGAAAATCATTTTGAGCTCTCTTTGAGACAAGCTTTCGAGCTTCTTGAACCAAAATTAAGACCTCCATTTTGTTTGAAGATCCCAAATCCACAAGAATACAAGGAGCTGAATTGGGCTATTCTTTATGGGATTTTATGTGAACCACATTTGGCTAAACCTCATATTAAGCATTTGCATGCAATTGTCACAGATGGTTATGGTCTGATTTGTTATCTGCTTCGAAAGGTTGTTAATGAACTGTATCTTAAACTCGTTGATTCCgcaaaatgtcaaatatttatGGTGACTAAGGAAATGATAAATGTATGTGCTGTAGGGGTTGATGCTGTTTTGATATCCCTGTTGAGGCAAATTGTTGGTGGGGATTTTGGTGAAGGGAATTTATGGTTGTGTTTTGAATTGGTGAGTCTACTTTTGAACAGTTGGAGTTATTTGTTGGAAGAATTACCAGAGGTTATACCAAGTGCATTATATACGTTTTTACGGTTATTGGCAGATCACTGCAGATTATCTGATGCAAAATTGGAGCCTTTGAAGCAATTGGAGATTGCGTTTTGCATTAAAGTAATAAGGGAGCAATTTCACTTTTGTTTGAAGATTGGGAGAGATTTTATTAGACTCTTACAAGACCTAGTTTATGTATCTGAATTTAGAGCTGTATGGAAAGACTTATTATTAAACCCAAGCAACTTTAGGAGTCCTGGGTTTTTtgatatttcaaacttttacTACACAAGAACTTCAAGTCGATATTTCTTACTTCGTATTTCTCCAGAAATGGAGGCCCAACTGCGATTTTTAATGACCAATGTGAAACTGGGCTCTCAAAACCGCTACCAGATGTGGTTTGCCAAGAAGTTTCTACATGGGTCTGAGAGTGAAATGATCATTTCTGACATTGTTCGATTTATATGTTGTGCACACCATCCTCCAAATGAAGTCATTCAGTCTGATATTATTCCAAGATGGGCTGTTATAGGATGGCTTTTGACATGTTGCAGGAAGAATTATATTAAAGCCAATGTAAAACTTGCTCTATTTTATGATTGGCTTTTCTTTGATGATCAAACTGACAAAATTATGAACATTGAGCCTGCAATGTTGTTAATGGTATTTTCCATACCTAGATATAATGATATGGTTCACACTCTTCTTGAATTTTTATTCCTTCTTGTGGACAACTATGATGTGGAAAGGAAGGATAAAATAGCATTGGGCGTCTCTTCAGCTTTTAGTGCACTTATCAAAAAAGGAGTAATTTCCTCATTGGACACTTTGATTTCTTTTGACGGCCTTTCTCCATTACTACGAGACAGGCTTAGGGTACTTTCATCAG GCTTTATATATTCAGAAAGCCATCCTAGCTGCATTGTAGGCAATGTAAATGCTACACCTGTTGGTTCTTCTGTTCCTATTGTGGTAGATGTATCTGCCCCTCATCATTCAGTTGTGACGGATGTTCAGCAATGTGACAATATAGAAATTTTGGTGAAAAATCTTGGTGCAGTTACTAGAAAATCCTATAAAATGGGCCTCAAAACTCTGGAAGAACTTCTAGTTTTATTTCTCTCGCTTAATGACAATGGACAAGCTGGCAGAACAATAAACACTGAAATTCTGTCTTCCAGAATAGTAAATACCTACGACTTGTGTGGGTATAAACTATTTTGTGCTCTTGAATTACCTCCAAATGGTTCCAGTTATAATGATGAAATAGAATCTGCCACTGCCTTAATAATCCGTACGTTCATCTTTTATCATGAGAAAAATATACAAGAATTGCTTCTGTTTTGTTCTAGGAATGGTTTGCCTGTGGGAGCGCGATTGTTATCTTATGTATCTCGTCTGGCTTATGAAGCGAACAAAGCAGGTTTAACAGGTAACGTTGAGTTTGAGAACATCGATAGTGCGGAAATTGATTCGAAGCCGCAGTTATTGTTGTTCCATCTGAATGGGTACTATTGTTTCAGGAATGGTATGGGAGGAAACCCCCAAGATACAGTTGTCTCTTTTTCTGAAATAGACAAGGAGGTGATTGCTAAGTTGGTAACAAATGCCTTTTCTGCTTATAAATGTTTCCTTGtttattcaaaagatattttgcaCAAAGATGCAGATGTATCTTTAACCAAGCTCTTTTATCTTGATTTGATGTCCTGTGTGGAATGGAATGCGAGGAGAGTGAAATTTTTATTCCATTGTATTTTTTATCTTCTCTCAGATCTATGCATATGCAAGGAGGAGATTGTTAAATTACTTGTTACTCTGTTGGATGACACTGATCTTGTTAATATGCAGTTCGAGATTATTGCAAAGAAATTTTGTGTGTTTGGTAAGGACACTaaatctatttttcttttagttaagAGCTCTTTGAATTGGGGTTGTCTTGAACAACGTAAACTCTGGGGCTTGATAAGGTCAGAGCTTATAGTTTCGAAGGTTCAAGTCGAGAGCTTAGTTTTGAAACTTTTCTGCTTGGGTGTATTAGATGCAAGCAAGCATGCCATTGCCATTGAAGGTCTTCTAAACTTGTGCTGTTATAATGCACCATCACCTGAGCTTGTTGAGGCAATCATGTTATTACCCAATGATGCATTTCATGGTTTCTCTGCCGCGGTCTTGGCTTCCTGGGTTGTATCGAACGAGTCAATGCTATTTGATAGCCTGGTTGATTTTGCAGAGAAACTTGGGAAGATGAGTGAGAGTGAGGTTGTGGTAAATCATTCTGCAATCTTATGGCTGGTGAATCATTTTAGGGCACAAGGACTGAGTGACTCAACAATTTACAGCAACCTGTATGGAAATATTGTGGGTGGAAAAGGAAAGTAG